In Tolypothrix sp. NIES-4075, the following proteins share a genomic window:
- the mtnA gene encoding S-methyl-5-thioribose-1-phosphate isomerase, giving the protein MNQTNQVYPVIWHNDSVLLIDQTRLPNEYAVVEIHRSEDMARAIKTMIVRGAPAIGVAAAYGMYLGAREIETDNRDEFFNSLEKVAQMLASTRPTAVNLFWAISRMKKVAYETLGSVEDIKKTLLKTAQIINAEDLQTCQAIGDNGLKVLPATPEKLTIHTHCNAGALATAGYGTALGVVRSAWREGRLARVFADETRPRLQGAKLTAWECVQEGIPVTVITDNMAAHCMKQGLIHAVVVGADRIAANGDAANKIGTYSLAIVAKAHNIPFFVAAPLSTVDFELPDGSQIPIEERDASEIYQVGKTMLTPTGAEFYNPAFDVTPAELITAIITEHGAFAPGELQKFSEKQMV; this is encoded by the coding sequence ATGAATCAGACGAATCAAGTTTATCCGGTTATTTGGCACAACGACTCGGTGTTACTAATTGACCAAACTCGCTTACCGAATGAGTATGCTGTTGTCGAAATTCACCGCAGCGAAGATATGGCGCGGGCAATTAAAACTATGATAGTTCGAGGTGCGCCGGCGATTGGTGTAGCAGCAGCTTATGGGATGTATCTTGGTGCGAGGGAAATTGAGACAGATAACCGCGATGAGTTTTTCAACTCTTTGGAAAAAGTCGCTCAAATGTTGGCTTCTACTCGTCCAACTGCGGTAAATCTATTTTGGGCAATTTCCCGCATGAAGAAAGTTGCTTATGAAACTTTGGGAAGTGTAGAAGATATCAAAAAAACTCTTTTGAAAACTGCCCAAATTATCAATGCGGAAGATTTGCAAACTTGTCAGGCGATCGGCGACAATGGCTTAAAAGTCTTACCCGCTACCCCAGAAAAGCTGACAATTCACACTCACTGCAACGCTGGAGCATTAGCTACTGCTGGTTATGGTACAGCATTGGGTGTAGTACGTTCTGCATGGCGTGAAGGACGTTTAGCGCGTGTTTTTGCCGACGAAACCCGTCCCAGATTACAAGGTGCAAAACTCACCGCTTGGGAATGTGTCCAAGAAGGCATTCCGGTTACGGTAATTACTGATAATATGGCGGCTCATTGCATGAAGCAGGGCTTGATTCACGCTGTAGTTGTGGGTGCTGATAGAATCGCCGCTAATGGTGATGCGGCTAATAAAATAGGTACGTATAGTTTAGCGATCGTGGCAAAAGCACATAATATTCCGTTCTTCGTTGCCGCACCACTTTCGACAGTTGATTTTGAATTACCCGATGGTAGCCAAATTCCGATTGAGGAACGCGATGCAAGCGAAATATATCAAGTTGGGAAAACCATGCTTACACCAACTGGGGCAGAATTTTATAATCCAGCTTTTGATGTGACTCCAGCAGAGTTGATTACAGCGATTATCACCGAACATGGTGCATTTGCTCCTGGGGAGTTACAAAAGTTTTCAGAGAAGCAAATGGTTTAA
- a CDS encoding ribose-phosphate pyrophosphokinase gives MNAHRGSAVLSSASLKVQPAATGLTENHRLRLFSGSANVPLSQEVARYLGMDLGPMIRKRFADGELYVQIQESIRGCDVYLIQPSCQPVNDHLMELLIMIDACRRASARQVTAVIPYYGYARADRKTAGRESITAKLVANLITQAGANRVLAMDLHSAQIQGYFDIPFDHVYGSPVLLDYLASKKLPDLVVVSPDVGGVARARAFAKKLDDAPLAIIDKRRQAHNVAEVMNVIGDVKGKTAVLVDDMIDTGGTIAAGAQLLREEGARQVYACATHAVFSPPAIERLSSGVFEEVIVTNTIPIPNSDRFEQLVVLSVANLLGETIWRIHEDTSVSSMFR, from the coding sequence ATGAATGCACATAGAGGATCTGCTGTGCTCAGTTCTGCAAGTTTAAAAGTGCAGCCAGCTGCAACAGGACTGACTGAAAATCATCGCCTGCGGCTGTTCTCTGGTTCTGCCAATGTACCGCTGTCTCAAGAAGTTGCTCGTTATTTGGGCATGGACTTGGGACCAATGATTCGCAAAAGATTTGCGGATGGAGAACTTTACGTTCAAATCCAAGAATCGATTCGGGGTTGTGATGTTTATTTAATTCAGCCATCGTGTCAACCGGTCAACGACCACTTAATGGAATTGCTGATCATGATTGATGCCTGTCGTCGTGCCTCCGCGCGGCAGGTAACGGCAGTAATTCCTTATTATGGCTATGCCCGCGCCGATCGCAAAACCGCAGGACGAGAATCAATCACCGCCAAGCTGGTTGCCAACCTAATTACCCAAGCTGGTGCGAACCGAGTTCTGGCAATGGATTTGCACTCCGCACAAATTCAGGGTTATTTTGATATACCCTTTGACCATGTTTATGGTTCGCCAGTGCTGCTAGATTATCTGGCAAGTAAGAAACTGCCCGATTTAGTCGTAGTTTCGCCTGATGTTGGCGGTGTAGCGCGAGCGAGGGCATTTGCGAAAAAGCTGGATGATGCCCCCTTAGCAATTATTGACAAACGCCGTCAAGCTCACAATGTTGCTGAAGTGATGAATGTCATCGGCGATGTCAAGGGCAAAACGGCGGTGTTGGTAGACGACATGATCGACACTGGCGGCACAATTGCGGCTGGGGCGCAGTTATTGCGTGAAGAAGGAGCGCGTCAGGTTTATGCTTGTGCAACTCATGCGGTGTTCTCTCCACCTGCAATTGAGCGGCTATCCAGTGGTGTGTTTGAGGAAGTGATCGTTACAAATACGATTCCCATTCCGAATAGCGATCGCTTTGAACAACTCGTCGTGCTTTCAGTGGCTAATCTACTCGGAGAAACCATCTGGAGAATTCACGAAGATACCTCTGTAAGTAGTATGTTTCGTTAG
- a CDS encoding type II toxin-antitoxin system HicA family toxin translates to MPKLPALTGDAVIRTLEKVGFQVVRQKGSHVRMEHEDGRVATIPIHGGKTIGKGLLRKILRDAEISKDDFIALLE, encoded by the coding sequence ATGCCAAAACTACCCGCTTTAACGGGAGACGCAGTTATTAGGACTTTGGAAAAAGTAGGCTTTCAAGTGGTGCGTCAAAAAGGTAGTCATGTACGCATGGAACATGAAGATGGACGCGTAGCAACTATTCCTATTCATGGTGGTAAAACTATTGGCAAAGGATTGCTACGCAAAATATTACGCGATGCTGAAATTTCAAAGGATGATTTTATAGCATTGCTTGAATAA
- a CDS encoding GUN4 domain-containing protein, which produces MTDPMIVPGTANDIDLLLEKLIAGSISVQQQLILQLSDLGDEGLHALMEFLLKRRETKATWIDGNAYQVLFKSNAPKAKEFLLSYFPEGIVPLKSECGIDYNPLQQLLAVQDFQAADRLTLQKMCELAGPTAVQRKWLYFTEVENFPITDLQTINHLWLVHSQGKFGFSVQREIWLGLSKNWDNFWSKIGWKNGNNWTRYPNEFTWDLSAPKGHLPLSNQLRGVRVIASLFSHPAWTNAK; this is translated from the coding sequence ATGACAGACCCAATGATTGTACCAGGCACTGCTAATGACATCGACCTTCTACTTGAAAAGTTAATCGCTGGGTCTATTAGCGTCCAACAACAACTGATTTTACAGCTATCAGACCTCGGTGATGAAGGATTGCACGCATTGATGGAGTTTTTACTAAAACGTCGCGAGACTAAAGCGACTTGGATTGATGGCAATGCCTATCAAGTCCTCTTCAAGTCTAATGCACCCAAAGCAAAAGAATTTCTGCTCTCTTATTTCCCTGAGGGAATTGTACCTCTAAAATCAGAGTGCGGGATTGATTACAATCCTTTGCAACAGCTACTTGCCGTCCAAGACTTTCAAGCAGCCGATCGCTTGACTTTGCAAAAAATGTGCGAACTCGCAGGACCAACGGCAGTCCAAAGAAAATGGTTGTATTTTACCGAAGTAGAAAATTTTCCCATTACTGACTTACAAACGATTAATCATCTGTGGTTAGTTCACTCTCAAGGCAAATTTGGCTTTTCAGTACAGCGAGAAATTTGGTTGGGATTAAGTAAAAATTGGGACAATTTCTGGTCAAAAATTGGCTGGAAAAATGGCAACAATTGGACACGTTATCCTAACGAGTTTACCTGGGATTTAAGCGCACCCAAAGGTCATTTACCACTTTCCAATCAACTGCGTGGGGTGCGTGTAATTGCTTCTTTATTTTCTCATCCAGCTTGGACTAATGCAAAATAA
- a CDS encoding serine/threonine-protein kinase, which translates to MQPPITVGTVLQNRYRIIQILGQGGFGRTYLAEDQRRFNELCAIKELIPTATETGAWEKAQELFTREAAILYQIQHPQIPQFRERFEQDQRLFLVQDYVAGKTYRAMLDERKAVGQTFTEVEVLQLMRSLLPVLEHIHGRGIIHRDISPENIILRESDRLPVLIDFGVVKELATKLQSLNASTPITTVGKLGYAPSEQMQTGRAYPSSDLYALAVTVLVLLTGKEPQELFDENQLTWNWQKLVKVDPRFAQILNRMLSHSPSDRFASVADLNQALQVLAQPNQANPPLSNMQTVAVGGRPDPIPPVAPKRLDPVIPDPPSNSILDNPLALGAIGSAVIILAGVGSWAIVSSIRNQPKTLAPETPPQTFPSPVITGSATPTPIFTPTPTPTNVEPIVTKKRLTFVTPNQLNLDGTIKANETVEYSFFGRKGSKLIASLSPESKNVLLTVLSPNRQAIDNSAQQVTSYQGILPESGRYIIQLTAPEVPQSNYVLNAGLENLEATPKITPTLEPSFTPTPESTPTPTITPTLAPTFPAPPVNNSPTLPPLQPPEFPSTSPQEENKNPPVEQTPVPNQTNSR; encoded by the coding sequence ATGCAACCACCCATTACTGTTGGTACTGTCCTGCAAAACCGTTATCGCATAATTCAAATTCTCGGTCAGGGGGGATTTGGCAGAACTTATTTGGCAGAAGACCAAAGACGGTTTAATGAACTTTGTGCGATCAAAGAATTAATTCCTACCGCTACGGAAACTGGTGCTTGGGAGAAAGCACAAGAGCTTTTCACAAGAGAAGCGGCAATTTTATACCAAATTCAACATCCACAAATTCCACAATTTCGAGAAAGATTTGAACAAGACCAGCGCTTATTTTTGGTGCAAGATTACGTTGCGGGTAAGACTTATCGTGCAATGCTAGATGAGCGCAAGGCTGTTGGTCAAACTTTCACGGAAGTGGAAGTTTTGCAGTTGATGCGTTCTTTGTTGCCAGTGTTAGAGCATATTCACGGACGCGGGATTATTCACCGGGATATTTCACCGGAAAATATTATTTTGCGAGAAAGCGATCGCCTACCTGTTTTAATTGACTTTGGGGTAGTCAAAGAACTGGCAACTAAATTACAATCTTTAAATGCGTCAACGCCCATCACCACTGTGGGAAAATTAGGCTACGCGCCCAGCGAGCAAATGCAAACAGGAAGGGCTTACCCCAGTAGTGATTTGTATGCGCTAGCAGTCACAGTGCTAGTTTTGCTGACAGGTAAAGAACCGCAAGAATTATTTGATGAAAATCAATTAACTTGGAATTGGCAAAAGTTGGTAAAAGTCGATCCGCGATTTGCTCAAATATTAAATCGGATGTTGAGTCATTCGCCAAGCGATCGCTTTGCTAGTGTTGCCGATCTCAACCAAGCATTACAAGTTTTGGCGCAACCAAATCAGGCAAATCCGCCTTTATCCAACATGCAAACAGTCGCTGTCGGTGGTCGTCCAGATCCAATCCCACCTGTTGCGCCTAAAAGATTAGATCCGGTAATTCCCGATCCGCCCAGCAATTCTATTTTGGATAATCCCTTGGCGCTGGGTGCAATTGGCAGTGCCGTAATTATCTTAGCAGGAGTCGGTTCTTGGGCAATAGTCAGTTCTATCCGCAATCAACCGAAAACATTAGCACCAGAAACGCCGCCACAAACTTTTCCTTCGCCAGTTATTACTGGTAGTGCTACACCGACACCGATATTTACACCTACACCCACACCTACCAATGTTGAGCCTATTGTCACTAAGAAACGCTTAACTTTTGTCACTCCAAATCAGCTCAATCTTGATGGTACTATCAAAGCAAATGAAACAGTTGAATACAGCTTTTTTGGCAGGAAAGGTTCAAAATTAATTGCATCGCTATCCCCAGAAAGTAAGAATGTTTTGCTAACAGTTTTATCTCCCAATCGACAAGCAATAGATAATTCGGCACAGCAAGTCACATCTTATCAGGGAATATTGCCTGAAAGTGGCAGATATATTATTCAGTTAACAGCACCAGAAGTACCCCAAAGCAATTATGTCCTTAATGCCGGGTTAGAAAATTTAGAAGCGACACCTAAAATCACGCCAACATTAGAACCGTCATTTACGCCTACACCAGAGTCTACACCGACACCGACAATCACGCCAACACTCGCGCCAACATTTCCAGCACCACCTGTTAACAATTCGCCTACACTTCCTCCTTTACAGCCGCCGGAGTTTCCGTCTACATCTCCTCAAGAAGAAAATAAGAATCCGCCTGTTGAGCAAACTCCTGTTCCCAATCAGACAAATTCTCGATAA
- a CDS encoding DUF2167 domain-containing protein, protein MRILQRVILAIASFILVIGLSNIALGADNLELLASQLKYETGKIALQSGVATVNVPAELRYLNSQQTQIVLEKIWGNPSGNGTLGMLVPAKFNPLSKNSWGVVITYQEDGYVKDDEAESIDYSKLLKTMQEATKERNEQLVKQGYPAIEIVGWAKQPFYDKVHHQLYWAKDLKVSDSDEHTLNYNIRVLGRKGVLVLNAVAGLEQLNLIEKDSPKVLSSVAFNPSYRYEDFNPNSDKIANYGIAALVAGGIAVKTGLFKGILLALLAAKKFLIIAVVTVIAFIQKIFGNLFGRKRQNNSTGNDSQQQ, encoded by the coding sequence ATGCGAATTCTTCAGCGAGTTATTTTGGCGATCGCATCGTTTATATTAGTAATTGGGTTATCGAATATTGCGCTAGGTGCAGATAATCTAGAATTGCTTGCCAGTCAGCTTAAGTATGAAACAGGTAAAATCGCATTGCAGTCCGGAGTCGCTACAGTAAATGTCCCTGCCGAGTTACGATATCTGAATTCTCAGCAAACGCAAATTGTCTTAGAAAAAATATGGGGAAATCCATCTGGCAATGGTACTTTAGGAATGCTAGTACCAGCTAAATTTAATCCTCTATCAAAAAATTCTTGGGGTGTTGTCATCACCTATCAAGAAGATGGCTATGTCAAAGATGATGAAGCTGAAAGCATCGATTACAGCAAACTGCTGAAAACAATGCAAGAAGCGACGAAAGAAAGAAACGAACAGCTAGTCAAACAAGGATATCCGGCAATTGAAATAGTTGGTTGGGCAAAACAACCTTTTTACGATAAAGTACATCATCAATTATATTGGGCGAAAGACTTAAAGGTTAGCGACAGCGACGAACACACCCTCAACTACAACATTCGCGTTTTGGGACGTAAAGGAGTGTTAGTTTTAAATGCAGTTGCAGGTTTAGAACAACTCAATTTAATTGAGAAAGACAGTCCGAAAGTTCTTTCCAGCGTGGCATTTAATCCCAGCTATCGCTATGAAGATTTCAATCCGAATTCAGATAAAATTGCTAACTACGGGATAGCGGCTTTAGTTGCTGGTGGTATCGCGGTAAAAACTGGTTTATTCAAAGGTATACTTTTAGCACTTCTTGCTGCCAAGAAATTTCTCATAATTGCAGTAGTAACAGTCATAGCTTTTATCCAGAAAATTTTCGGCAACCTTTTTGGTAGAAAAAGACAAAATAATTCAACTGGAAACGATAGTCAGCAGCAGTAG
- a CDS encoding type II toxin-antitoxin system HicB family antitoxin, protein MTINTSKREFYVIIERDEDGYYIGEVPYLKACYSQGETIDELMANMKEVIELCLEAESEENIPEFVGIQKVVI, encoded by the coding sequence ATGACGATAAATACCAGCAAACGCGAATTTTACGTCATCATTGAGCGTGACGAAGATGGATATTATATTGGAGAAGTTCCCTATCTCAAAGCTTGTTATAGCCAAGGAGAAACAATAGACGAGCTGATGGCGAATATGAAAGAAGTAATTGAATTATGTTTGGAAGCAGAAAGTGAGGAAAATATACCGGAATTTGTCGGTATTCAAAAGGTAGTTATTTGA
- a CDS encoding S-layer homology domain-containing protein, which yields MHQLLNTITIVAIQYFPLRVNAQPAIPGDSIQQVVAAKLMTNYPDGNFYTERLISRAELASIMVKAFRLDKRQAISKENLTVPDVTPSNPAFNDIQIVLKTEIMKGYRGNMFFPNQKVTRAEALAIFAQAYGVFQFPDDTVNEILASHPDAQTIPDWAKKAIATVISEGFVNTDAQGNIAPLKPMTRGDMAYVLSKYLQRQQPQPETPEAPAAPNR from the coding sequence ATGCATCAGCTACTAAATACTATTACGATAGTAGCAATACAATATTTTCCGCTGCGTGTTAACGCACAACCTGCTATACCAGGTGATTCAATTCAGCAGGTAGTTGCAGCAAAGTTAATGACCAACTATCCAGATGGTAACTTTTATACAGAAAGGTTAATTAGCCGTGCCGAATTAGCTTCGATTATGGTGAAAGCATTTCGACTGGATAAAAGACAGGCTATTAGTAAAGAGAATCTAACAGTCCCAGATGTAACGCCGTCAAATCCAGCATTTAATGATATTCAAATAGTCTTAAAAACTGAGATTATGAAAGGCTATCGGGGAAATATGTTTTTCCCCAACCAAAAAGTGACAAGGGCAGAAGCTTTAGCGATTTTTGCCCAAGCTTATGGAGTATTTCAGTTTCCCGACGACACAGTAAATGAAATTCTTGCTTCGCATCCAGACGCGCAGACAATTCCAGATTGGGCAAAAAAAGCGATCGCCACAGTCATTAGTGAAGGATTCGTCAACACAGACGCACAAGGTAACATAGCCCCATTAAAACCAATGACACGCGGGGATATGGCATACGTCTTGAGTAAATATTTGCAAAGACAACAGCCACAACCCGAAACACCAGAAGCACCAGCAGCGCCGAATAGATGA
- the dxs gene encoding 1-deoxy-D-xylulose-5-phosphate synthase has translation MHLSEITHPNQLHGLSIRQLQQIARQIRDKHLQTVAATGGHLGPGLGVVELTLGLYQTLDLDCDKVIWDVGHQAYPHKLITGRYDNFHTLRQKDGIAGYLKRGESKFDHFGAGHASTSISAALGMALARDMKGEKFKVVAIIGDGALTGGMALECINHAGHLPKTNLLVVLNDNEMSISPNVGAIPRYLNKMRLSPPVQFIKDNFEEQVKQIPFVGESLSPELERIKEGMKRLAVPKVGAVFEELGFTYMGPVDGHNLEELIATFEQAHKMTGPVLVHVATTKGKGYEIAELDKVGYHAQNPFNVLTGKAIPSSKPKPPAYAKVFAHTLVKLAEQNPKIIGITAAMATGTGLDKLQAKLPDQYIDVGIAEQHAVTMSAGLAAEGIRPVVAIYSTFLQRAFDQIIHDVCIQNLPVFFCMDRAGIVGADGPTHQGMYDIAYLRCIPNIVVMAPKDEAELQRMVVTGINHTSGPIAMRTPRGNGYGVPLMEEGWEPVEIGKGEILRHGDDVLLVGYGTMVYPAMQVAEILNEHGIQATVINARFVKPLDTELILPLAKKIGRVVTLEEGCLMGGFGSAVAEALLDADIVVPVKRIGVPDVLVDHAEPNESKASLGLTSPQMAETVMQAFFSKQPSPVS, from the coding sequence ATGCACCTGAGTGAAATTACCCATCCCAACCAGTTACACGGCTTATCGATTAGGCAGTTGCAGCAAATTGCCCGTCAAATTCGGGATAAGCATCTGCAAACCGTAGCCGCAACTGGGGGACATCTGGGACCGGGGTTAGGTGTTGTAGAGTTAACCCTAGGGCTTTATCAGACACTAGATTTAGATTGTGATAAAGTCATTTGGGATGTCGGACACCAAGCTTATCCCCATAAACTAATTACAGGGCGTTACGATAATTTCCACACCTTGCGGCAAAAAGACGGAATTGCCGGTTATCTCAAGCGCGGTGAAAGTAAGTTTGACCACTTTGGCGCGGGACATGCTTCAACCAGTATCTCAGCCGCATTGGGTATGGCTTTAGCGCGAGATATGAAAGGCGAAAAATTTAAAGTTGTCGCCATTATCGGTGATGGTGCGCTAACTGGCGGTATGGCGTTAGAATGCATCAACCATGCCGGACACTTGCCCAAAACTAACTTGTTAGTTGTCCTCAACGACAACGAAATGTCAATTTCTCCTAACGTTGGCGCGATTCCTCGTTACCTCAACAAAATGCGTCTCAGTCCCCCGGTACAATTTATCAAAGATAACTTTGAGGAACAAGTCAAGCAAATTCCCTTTGTCGGCGAATCTCTTTCACCGGAATTAGAACGCATCAAAGAAGGAATGAAGCGGTTAGCTGTTCCCAAAGTTGGCGCAGTCTTTGAAGAACTTGGCTTTACCTACATGGGACCTGTAGATGGGCATAATTTAGAAGAATTAATCGCCACCTTTGAACAAGCACATAAGATGACCGGTCCTGTGTTGGTGCATGTAGCCACCACAAAAGGCAAAGGTTATGAAATCGCCGAACTAGACAAAGTAGGCTACCATGCCCAAAATCCGTTTAATGTGCTAACTGGCAAAGCCATTCCTTCTAGCAAACCCAAACCGCCAGCATACGCCAAAGTTTTTGCCCACACCCTGGTGAAACTCGCGGAACAAAACCCGAAAATCATCGGTATAACGGCAGCGATGGCTACGGGAACAGGTTTAGACAAACTTCAAGCAAAATTGCCCGATCAATATATTGATGTCGGTATTGCCGAACAACACGCCGTTACCATGTCAGCAGGACTCGCAGCAGAAGGTATACGCCCTGTGGTTGCCATTTATTCTACCTTTTTGCAACGCGCCTTCGACCAGATAATTCACGATGTCTGCATCCAAAACTTGCCTGTGTTCTTCTGTATGGATCGGGCGGGAATTGTCGGTGCTGATGGTCCGACGCACCAAGGTATGTATGATATCGCCTATCTGCGTTGTATTCCCAATATCGTGGTGATGGCACCTAAAGATGAAGCGGAATTGCAACGGATGGTGGTGACTGGGATTAACCATACCTCTGGACCGATCGCTATGCGTACTCCTCGCGGTAATGGTTACGGTGTTCCCTTGATGGAAGAAGGTTGGGAACCTGTGGAAATCGGCAAAGGCGAAATTCTCCGCCACGGCGATGATGTGTTATTAGTAGGTTACGGCACAATGGTTTATCCAGCGATGCAAGTTGCCGAGATTCTCAACGAACACGGAATACAAGCCACTGTCATAAATGCTCGTTTTGTCAAGCCTCTGGATACAGAATTAATTTTACCTTTGGCAAAAAAAATCGGGCGCGTTGTCACTTTAGAAGAAGGCTGTCTCATGGGTGGTTTCGGTTCAGCTGTAGCAGAAGCGCTATTAGATGCTGATATTGTCGTTCCCGTGAAGCGAATTGGTGTACCAGATGTTTTGGTAGATCATGCCGAACCGAATGAATCTAAGGCTTCCTTAGGTTTAACTAGTCCGCAAATGGCGGAAACGGTGATGCAAGCTTTCTTTAGTAAGCAACCGTCACCTGTGAGTTAA
- a CDS encoding ABC transporter ATP-binding protein, whose product MANVRLEDIKRRFNNVTAIEDITFEIPDGEFWVLVGPSGCGKSTILRTIAGLESATSGKLFIGDRLVNNIPARQRDVAMVFQNYALYPHMTVAQNIAFGLQMRKFDPKTIQDRVVTVARSLSLEHLLDRKPKQLSGGQQQRVALGRAIAREPQVFLLDEPLSNLDAQLRDDTRAELKQLHQKLGITTIYVTHDQVEAMTLADKIVVLNNGRIQQIGDPQSIYARPANRMVATFLGSPPMNILPAKFKNDAIEVGGQLLPVSDDIRQRLKPQQGQGFDLGIRPEHIYLNEPPRRQERQEGELEVISPCSLPPSPCLFVEVKVVEPLGRETLIRGGLVGLPGVLVNVQGGADVRLRSGDRMTLQLDLNQLFVFDASTGEALYQPK is encoded by the coding sequence ATGGCAAATGTTCGTTTAGAAGACATAAAACGCAGGTTTAACAACGTCACCGCTATCGAGGATATTACCTTTGAAATTCCTGATGGTGAATTTTGGGTTTTGGTGGGACCATCGGGTTGCGGTAAGTCTACAATTCTCAGGACGATCGCTGGTTTAGAATCTGCGACTTCTGGCAAACTGTTTATAGGCGATCGCTTGGTGAACAATATCCCGGCAAGACAGCGGGATGTAGCGATGGTTTTCCAAAATTACGCGCTGTATCCGCATATGACAGTAGCGCAAAATATCGCTTTTGGTTTGCAGATGCGAAAATTTGACCCGAAGACAATTCAAGATAGGGTAGTGACGGTAGCGCGATCGCTTTCTTTGGAACATCTGCTGGATCGCAAACCGAAACAACTTTCGGGAGGACAACAACAACGGGTAGCATTAGGTAGAGCGATCGCTCGTGAACCTCAAGTTTTTCTACTTGATGAACCTTTATCTAATTTAGATGCTCAGTTGCGAGATGATACTAGGGCTGAGTTGAAACAGCTACATCAAAAGTTGGGAATTACGACGATTTATGTGACTCACGATCAAGTTGAAGCGATGACTTTGGCTGATAAGATTGTGGTGCTAAATAACGGACGAATTCAACAAATTGGCGATCCACAAAGTATTTATGCGCGTCCTGCTAATCGAATGGTGGCGACTTTTTTAGGTAGTCCACCGATGAATATTTTGCCGGCTAAGTTTAAAAATGATGCAATTGAAGTGGGTGGTCAGTTGTTGCCTGTTTCGGATGATATCAGGCAGAGGTTAAAGCCGCAGCAAGGGCAAGGTTTTGATTTGGGGATACGTCCGGAGCATATTTATCTTAACGAACCGCCAAGGCGCCAAGAACGCCAAGAAGGAGAGTTAGAGGTCATTTCCCCCTGCTCCCTGCCCCCTTCCCCCTGCCTCTTCGTTGAGGTGAAGGTGGTGGAACCTTTGGGGAGGGAGACTTTGATTCGGGGGGGGTTAGTTGGTTTACCGGGGGTTTTGGTGAATGTGCAAGGAGGTGCGGATGTGCGTTTGCGTTCAGGCGATCGCATGACTTTACAATTAGATTTAAATCAGTTGTTTGTGTTTGATGCGAGTACGGGTGAGGCTTTATATCAGCCTAAGTGA